The Fictibacillus phosphorivorans genomic sequence ATTTGTAGGGACGTGTTTATATCTAGCAAGGAGTGAATAATTGATGAGTGAAGCAGCGATTACACTAGAAGGCTGGTATTGCCTTCATGATTTCCGGACGATGGACTGGGCCGCTTGGAAAACGCTTTCCGGTGACCAGAGAGAATATGCAATCAATGAATTTTTAACGTTCCTTGAGAAGTGGGAGAACGTAGAAGCTAATAAAGTGGGCAGTCATGCTCTATACAGCATCATGGGGCAAAAAGCTGACTTTATGATGATGCTTCTTCGTCCAACGATGGAAGAGCTGAACGAGATTGAAAACGCCTTTAACAAAACAGCATTCGCGCAATATACAGTAAAAGAATACTCTTACGTTTCTGTTGTCGAGCTAAGTACGTATAATCCGCAAAACGAGAGCGGCGAGATGGATCCGATGATCAAAGCTCGTCTGTTCCCAGAGCTTCCAAAATGGAAACATGTATGTTTCTATCCAATGGACAAGCGGCGTGATGGCGAAGATAACTGGTACATGCTGCCGATGGAAGAGCGCAAGAAGATGATGTACTCTCACGGTATGATCGGCCGCGGATATGCAGGAAAAGTGAAGCAGATCATCACAGGATCCGTTGGTCTAGATGATTGGGAATGGGGCGTAACGCTCTTCTCAAACGACATGCTTCAATTCAAAAAACTCGTATACGAAATGCGCTTTGACGAAGTAAGTGCGCGTTACGGCGAGTTCGGATCTTTCTACGTTGGAAACATCCTTACAAAAGAAGCAGTGCCCGCTTATTT encodes the following:
- the hemQ gene encoding hydrogen peroxide-dependent heme synthase, which gives rise to MSEAAITLEGWYCLHDFRTMDWAAWKTLSGDQREYAINEFLTFLEKWENVEANKVGSHALYSIMGQKADFMMMLLRPTMEELNEIENAFNKTAFAQYTVKEYSYVSVVELSTYNPQNESGEMDPMIKARLFPELPKWKHVCFYPMDKRRDGEDNWYMLPMEERKKMMYSHGMIGRGYAGKVKQIITGSVGLDDWEWGVTLFSNDMLQFKKLVYEMRFDEVSARYGEFGSFYVGNILTKEAVPAYLQV